A single genomic interval of Cupriavidus necator harbors:
- a CDS encoding DM13 domain-containing protein produces the protein MPPNPLRKSAILVLTHLAALAVGFAAGIYVLPILTEQAGASAEQVQAVSQQSRYTGTFRKDLAGSDALHWASGQLHVSPQALAFEGSVAPGPDYRIYLAPEFVDNKEAFLRIKDRSLQVGELKTFGNFTVALPAGVDPARYGAVVIWCERFGQFIGAAGYR, from the coding sequence ATGCCGCCCAACCCGCTCCGCAAGTCCGCCATCCTTGTGCTGACCCACCTTGCCGCGCTGGCCGTGGGCTTTGCCGCGGGCATCTATGTCCTGCCGATCCTGACGGAGCAGGCCGGTGCCAGTGCCGAGCAAGTGCAGGCTGTATCACAACAGTCGCGCTACACCGGCACCTTCCGCAAGGACTTGGCAGGCAGCGACGCGCTGCACTGGGCCAGCGGCCAACTCCATGTTTCGCCGCAGGCGCTTGCCTTTGAAGGCAGCGTTGCACCGGGGCCGGACTATCGGATCTACCTGGCGCCGGAGTTTGTCGACAACAAGGAGGCCTTCCTTCGGATCAAGGACCGGTCGCTGCAGGTTGGTGAACTGAAGACCTTTGGCAACTTCACCGTGGCGTTGCCGGCTGGCGTGGATCCGGCACGGTATGGGGCGGTGGTGATTTGGTGTGAGAGGTTTGGGCAGTTTATCGGGGCGGCGGGGTATCGGTAG
- a CDS encoding porin: MKKALLAMTAAAAASAVSGVASAQSASNVTLYGIVDAGVEVISHVPGSNGAQGTATRLNSGNLSGSRWGLRGTEDLGGDLKGIFVLESGFDIDTGTSGQGNRLFGRQAYVGLQGGWGAVTLGRQQNALYDLFGAFDPMGVGPRYSLNSVDSAFNGRADNAIKYTGKFGGLTATGFYSFGRDNNGEVPGEPKVARNFGGGLSYAAGGFSVGAAYDQYQGATVTLQDRAAKRAAVGTAYAFGGAKVFAGYRWLKDDGVSSASAISTRSNVYWAGAQYRFTPAFQLTGAAYYNDTRNSDADPWMFVLSADYSLSKRTDVYLNVGYSKNKSGSALGLNGVGTVVAGENQTGATVGLRHRF, translated from the coding sequence GTGAAGAAAGCTCTCCTTGCAATGACGGCAGCAGCGGCCGCGTCGGCCGTATCCGGGGTGGCGTCGGCCCAGTCCGCGTCGAACGTGACGCTCTACGGCATCGTCGATGCCGGCGTCGAAGTGATCAGCCACGTGCCGGGCAGCAACGGCGCCCAGGGTACGGCAACGCGCCTGAACTCTGGCAACCTGTCCGGCTCGCGCTGGGGCCTGCGCGGCACCGAAGACCTGGGCGGCGACCTGAAGGGTATCTTCGTGCTGGAGAGCGGGTTCGACATCGATACCGGCACCTCGGGCCAGGGCAACCGCCTGTTCGGCCGCCAGGCCTACGTCGGCCTGCAGGGCGGCTGGGGCGCGGTCACGCTGGGCCGCCAGCAGAACGCGCTGTACGACCTGTTCGGCGCCTTCGACCCGATGGGCGTGGGCCCGCGCTACTCGCTGAACAGCGTTGACTCGGCCTTCAATGGCCGCGCCGACAACGCCATCAAGTACACCGGCAAGTTCGGCGGCCTGACCGCCACCGGCTTCTACAGCTTCGGTCGCGACAACAACGGCGAAGTCCCGGGCGAGCCCAAGGTCGCGCGCAACTTCGGCGGCGGCCTGTCGTACGCCGCGGGCGGCTTCTCGGTCGGCGCTGCCTACGACCAGTACCAGGGCGCCACCGTGACGTTGCAGGACCGTGCCGCCAAGCGCGCCGCGGTGGGTACGGCCTATGCCTTTGGCGGCGCCAAGGTGTTTGCCGGCTACCGCTGGCTGAAGGACGACGGCGTGTCGAGCGCCAGCGCCATTTCGACCCGCAGCAACGTGTACTGGGCTGGCGCGCAGTACCGCTTCACGCCTGCCTTCCAGCTGACCGGCGCGGCCTACTACAACGACACCCGCAATAGCGACGCGGATCCGTGGATGTTCGTGCTGTCGGCGGACTACTCGCTGTCCAAGCGTACGGATGTGTACCTGAATGTTGGGTACTCGAAGAACAAGTCGGGTTCGGCGCTGGGCCTGAATGGTGTTGGCACGGTGGTGGCTGGTGAGAACCAGACCGGTGCTACCGTTGGCCTGCGTCATCGCTTCTGA
- a CDS encoding DUF1501 domain-containing protein produces the protein MQRRQWLKTMGGATLGLALPAIASRVYALPARADARFLLVFLRGGYDGTSALVPAGSDFYYAARPNIAIRRPPAAGADADPNAAVALAPAFAADSAARGIGDWALHPALAATMLPLWQRGQLAFVPFAGTHDLSRSHFETQDGIEAGLPGEGEDRKSVAALRGSGFLNRLAQAMGGQAAPVAFTDGLPMVLSGPRDVPNVSLKGSGRAPFDARQAKLLAQMYRGTRFESLIDEGFELRETVARQAQPQPGMSGNDAGTMAARMQEMQAANRRSLSARGFEVEARRMAGLMRERFNLGFIDVGGWDTHVNQGGAQGQLAGLLDNLGRGLSAFAAEMGPVWDKTTVVVLSEFGRTFRENGTRGTDHGHGTVYWVAGGTVRGGRIIGEQVAVEQATLNQNRDWPVRNEYRAVLGGVFRRLYGLDEARLAQVFPGVRGRDIGLV, from the coding sequence ATGCAACGCCGACAATGGCTGAAAACGATGGGCGGCGCCACGCTGGGGCTGGCCCTGCCCGCCATCGCCTCGCGTGTCTATGCGCTGCCGGCGCGGGCCGATGCGCGCTTCCTGCTGGTGTTCCTGCGCGGCGGCTATGACGGCACCAGCGCGCTGGTGCCGGCCGGCAGTGATTTCTATTACGCCGCGCGGCCCAATATCGCCATTCGCCGCCCGCCCGCGGCCGGTGCGGACGCTGACCCCAACGCGGCAGTGGCGCTGGCGCCGGCTTTTGCCGCCGACAGCGCCGCGCGCGGCATCGGCGACTGGGCGCTGCACCCGGCATTGGCCGCGACCATGCTGCCGCTATGGCAGCGCGGCCAGTTGGCCTTCGTGCCGTTCGCCGGCACGCACGACCTGTCGCGCAGCCACTTCGAGACCCAGGACGGGATCGAGGCCGGCTTGCCCGGCGAAGGCGAGGACCGCAAGTCCGTGGCCGCGCTGCGCGGCAGCGGCTTCCTGAACCGCCTGGCGCAGGCCATGGGCGGGCAGGCCGCGCCCGTGGCCTTCACCGACGGCCTGCCGATGGTGCTGTCCGGTCCGCGCGACGTGCCCAATGTCTCGCTCAAGGGCAGCGGCCGCGCCCCGTTCGATGCGCGCCAGGCGAAGCTGCTGGCGCAGATGTACCGTGGCACGCGTTTCGAATCGCTGATCGATGAAGGCTTCGAGCTGCGCGAAACGGTGGCGCGCCAGGCGCAGCCGCAGCCCGGCATGTCAGGCAACGACGCCGGCACCATGGCCGCGCGCATGCAGGAAATGCAGGCCGCCAACCGCCGCTCGCTCAGCGCGCGCGGATTCGAGGTCGAGGCCCGGCGCATGGCGGGCTTGATGCGCGAGCGCTTCAACCTGGGCTTTATCGACGTGGGTGGCTGGGACACCCACGTCAACCAGGGCGGCGCACAGGGGCAACTGGCCGGCCTGCTCGACAACCTCGGCCGCGGCCTGTCTGCTTTCGCCGCCGAGATGGGTCCTGTGTGGGACAAGACCACCGTGGTGGTGCTGTCCGAGTTCGGCCGCACCTTCCGCGAGAACGGCACGCGCGGCACCGACCACGGCCACGGCACCGTCTACTGGGTCGCGGGCGGCACCGTGCGTGGCGGCCGCATCATTGGTGAGCAGGTAGCGGTGGAACAAGCCACGCTCAACCAGAACCGCGACTGGCCGGTGCGCAATGAGTACCGGGCGGTGCTGGGCGGGGTCTTCCGCAGGCTGTACGGGCTCGATGAGGCGCGGCTGGCGCAGGTGTTTCCGGGGGTGCGGGGGCGGGATATCGGGTTGGTGTAG
- a CDS encoding penicillin-binding protein 1A, translated as MRLAEIKTRLAPLLASLQASLPAPLQQRLSGMAARLARAGLTRPGSLRPTRRGVLVGLAAIPAALLLYVLVLIPFTPGISDIRKAKSEQPAQVLSADGKELAVFKWANRDWVPLSQISPNVVAALISTEDHRFYHHHGLDWRRLASAAVHTFSGDRQGGSTITQQLARNLYPDEIGRAPTLTRKLKEAITALKIEALYTKDEILETYLNTVPFLYNAFGIEMAARTYFDRPARSLDVLQSATLIGMLKGNSYYNPVLNPERALDRRNIVLGQMVKRGKLDAARYEQLKKRPLRIDFERQTEPPGPAPHFAQQLRKWLIGWADRNGYDIYADGLVVHTTIDARLQAMATQAVVQQGNRLQAIANAAWAPRAGWAANLPLVQAFVRETPEYRAAIAAGTAPEEALRHLMSDHAFMRALHQQKTRIQAGFMAIDPRNGEIRAWVGSRDYTQDAFDHVQQARRQPGSTFKPFVYGAAFEEGKTPDDTLVDQPVEIELAGGEVWRPTDEGRPTGRAMTLRDGLVYSRNTITAQLMHEVGPTRVARLARDMGVRDSQLDVVPSLALGTSPVTLKEMVAAYGTIANAGDYIAPTMVTRIEDRQGNVLQVFRPARAEHALPAATTQTLLDVMRDVIDRGTGASIRSRFGIRADVAGKTGTTQDNADGWFILMHPELVAGAWVGFNDSRVTLRSDYWGQGAHSALPMVGDFYQRALRSRIVDGRARFAEHEETSLFASLGTQLRGWFSQLFTRDKASETPAPRPAPRRPALPTPEAEVAPPAGAASSAAVDVGPDESSLALDRGETVIAVPQDMSAGSAPVAPPPQAEPAPNAAPASPASANPPAPPAPPAPITPLAPTIITPANGSN; from the coding sequence ATGAGGCTGGCTGAGATCAAGACCCGGCTTGCCCCGCTGCTCGCCTCGCTGCAGGCTTCATTGCCTGCCCCCCTCCAGCAACGCCTGTCAGGCATGGCCGCGCGCCTTGCACGCGCCGGCCTGACCCGGCCCGGGTCGCTGCGCCCCACGCGGCGCGGCGTGCTGGTGGGCCTGGCCGCCATCCCGGCGGCCCTCCTGCTCTATGTGCTGGTCCTGATCCCGTTCACGCCGGGCATCAGCGATATCCGCAAGGCCAAGTCCGAGCAGCCGGCCCAGGTGCTGTCCGCCGACGGCAAGGAGCTGGCGGTGTTCAAGTGGGCCAACCGCGACTGGGTGCCGCTGTCGCAGATTTCACCCAATGTGGTGGCTGCGCTGATCTCCACCGAAGACCACCGCTTCTACCACCACCACGGGCTGGATTGGCGCAGGCTGGCCTCGGCCGCGGTGCATACCTTCTCCGGCGACCGCCAGGGCGGGTCCACCATCACCCAGCAGCTGGCCCGCAACCTCTATCCCGATGAAATTGGCCGCGCGCCCACGCTGACGCGCAAGCTCAAGGAAGCCATCACCGCGCTGAAGATTGAGGCGCTCTATACCAAGGACGAGATCCTCGAGACCTATCTCAACACCGTGCCGTTCCTGTACAACGCGTTCGGCATCGAGATGGCGGCGCGCACCTACTTCGACCGCCCGGCGCGCTCGCTCGACGTGCTGCAGAGCGCCACGCTGATCGGCATGCTCAAGGGCAACAGCTACTACAACCCGGTGCTCAACCCCGAGCGCGCGCTCGACCGGCGCAATATCGTGCTGGGCCAGATGGTCAAGCGCGGCAAGCTGGATGCGGCGCGCTACGAGCAGCTGAAGAAGCGCCCGCTGCGCATCGACTTCGAGCGCCAGACCGAGCCGCCAGGCCCCGCGCCACATTTCGCGCAGCAGCTGCGCAAGTGGCTGATCGGCTGGGCCGACCGCAATGGCTACGACATCTACGCCGACGGCCTGGTGGTGCATACCACCATCGACGCCCGCCTGCAGGCCATGGCCACGCAGGCCGTGGTGCAGCAGGGCAACCGGCTGCAGGCCATCGCCAACGCGGCCTGGGCGCCGCGCGCGGGCTGGGCCGCCAACCTGCCGCTGGTGCAGGCCTTCGTGCGCGAAACCCCGGAGTACCGTGCCGCCATCGCCGCCGGCACCGCGCCGGAAGAGGCGCTGCGCCATCTGATGTCCGACCATGCCTTCATGCGCGCGCTGCACCAGCAGAAGACGCGCATCCAGGCGGGCTTCATGGCCATCGATCCGCGCAACGGCGAGATCCGCGCCTGGGTCGGCAGCCGCGACTACACCCAGGACGCGTTCGACCACGTGCAGCAGGCGCGCCGCCAGCCGGGCTCGACCTTCAAGCCCTTTGTCTACGGCGCGGCCTTTGAAGAAGGCAAGACCCCCGACGACACGCTGGTGGACCAGCCGGTGGAAATCGAACTGGCTGGCGGCGAGGTCTGGCGCCCCACCGATGAAGGCCGCCCCACCGGCCGCGCCATGACGCTGCGCGACGGCCTGGTCTATTCGCGCAACACCATCACCGCGCAGCTGATGCACGAAGTGGGGCCGACGCGCGTGGCGCGGCTGGCGCGCGACATGGGCGTGCGCGACAGCCAGCTCGACGTGGTGCCGTCGCTGGCGCTGGGCACCAGCCCGGTCACGCTCAAGGAGATGGTGGCCGCCTACGGCACCATCGCCAACGCCGGCGACTACATCGCGCCCACCATGGTGACGCGCATTGAAGACCGCCAGGGCAATGTGCTGCAGGTGTTCCGGCCGGCGCGCGCCGAGCACGCGCTGCCCGCCGCCACCACGCAAACCCTGCTCGACGTGATGCGCGACGTGATCGACCGCGGCACCGGCGCCAGCATCCGCTCGCGCTTCGGCATCCGCGCCGACGTGGCCGGCAAGACCGGCACCACCCAGGACAATGCCGACGGCTGGTTCATCCTGATGCATCCGGAACTGGTGGCGGGCGCCTGGGTCGGCTTCAACGACAGCCGCGTCACGCTGCGCAGCGACTACTGGGGCCAGGGCGCGCACAGCGCGCTGCCGATGGTGGGCGACTTCTACCAGCGCGCGCTGCGCTCGCGCATCGTCGACGGCCGCGCGCGCTTTGCCGAGCACGAAGAGACCAGCCTGTTCGCATCGCTGGGAACGCAGCTGCGCGGCTGGTTCAGCCAGCTGTTCACGCGCGACAAGGCCAGCGAGACCCCGGCGCCGCGCCCGGCACCGCGTCGGCCGGCGCTGCCCACGCCGGAGGCCGAGGTCGCGCCGCCGGCCGGCGCGGCATCGTCTGCCGCGGTGGATGTCGGCCCGGATGAGTCCAGCCTGGCGCTGGATCGGGGGGAGACGGTGATTGCGGTGCCGCAGGACATGAGCGCGGGCAGCGCTCCGGTTGCGCCACCCCCTCAGGCCGAACCAGCGCCTAACGCCGCCCCTGCCTCCCCGGCTTCCGCAAATCCGCCCGCACCGCCTGCGCCCCCAGCGCCCATCACGCCCCTCGCGCCAACCATCATCACCCCAGCCAACGGCAGCAACTGA
- a CDS encoding CDP-diacylglycerol diphosphatase, with amino-acid sequence MPALKPARGWRGAPALWLAAILALAGCTAESVVGVLSGGRDGLWRNVQQRCLGSTAAAHPDCAQVDRSQGLVLYKDAIGKSHYLVIPARTMTGIDDARAWDGAGANPWAFGWAARGIVGRSLGKAVPDDMLGLAINSRASRSQDQLHIHLDCISSAARAVVNGAAGPIGTGWTTLRLEDKPVRAIFVPASAPVLAVDPFQLVRDGTKGGAAAAPPDRGIFVTYVRERQGGAGFVVIDQPVDSAAGSNGHASDFLDRRCRLAEGLASAAG; translated from the coding sequence GTGCCGGCGCTGAAGCCGGCCCGCGGTTGGCGCGGTGCCCCCGCGTTGTGGCTGGCGGCCATCCTGGCCCTGGCCGGCTGCACCGCCGAAAGCGTCGTCGGCGTCCTGTCGGGCGGCCGCGATGGCTTGTGGCGCAACGTGCAGCAGCGCTGCCTTGGCAGTACCGCGGCGGCTCATCCCGATTGCGCGCAAGTGGATCGGTCCCAGGGACTGGTGCTCTACAAGGACGCGATCGGCAAGTCGCATTACCTGGTGATCCCGGCACGGACGATGACCGGCATCGACGACGCCAGAGCCTGGGACGGCGCAGGCGCCAACCCCTGGGCCTTCGGCTGGGCCGCGCGCGGCATCGTTGGCCGCTCGCTTGGCAAGGCCGTGCCCGACGACATGCTGGGCCTCGCGATCAATTCCCGCGCCTCGCGCAGCCAGGACCAGCTGCATATCCATCTCGATTGCATCAGCTCGGCCGCGCGCGCCGTGGTCAATGGCGCGGCCGGGCCGATCGGCACCGGCTGGACCACGCTGCGGCTCGAGGACAAGCCGGTGCGCGCGATCTTTGTGCCAGCCAGCGCGCCGGTGCTGGCGGTCGACCCTTTCCAGCTCGTGCGTGACGGCACCAAGGGGGGCGCCGCCGCAGCGCCGCCGGACCGCGGCATCTTTGTCACCTATGTGCGGGAGCGGCAGGGCGGGGCAGGCTTTGTCGTGATCGACCAGCCCGTCGACAGCGCGGCCGGCAGCAACGGCCACGCCAGCGATTTCCTGGACCGGCGCTGCCGGCTGGCTGAAGGCCTGGCGAGCGCGGCGGGCTGA